Part of the Kitasatospora sp. NBC_01266 genome, GAGCTCGGAGAACCGTCGCGGCCCCGGCTCCAGACACCGCAGGATCAGCCAGCTCCACTTGTCGCCGACCTTGAACGGCATCGGGCGCTCCAGACAGAGCGGATCGAACAGGTCCGGCGGCAGCGGCGCGGGCGGCGCCGGAGCGAAGACGTCGCCGCTGCTCACCGCTGGTTCGACTGCGGCTGGGACTCCCGGTGCGGCTCGAGGAACTCCAGCCGGTTGCCGAGCCTGTCGAAGGCGTAGAACCGGTCGTGGCCCGGGAACTCCCCGTCCCACTGCACCGGATGGCCGTGCGCCTCCAGCCGCGCCGCCAGCGCCGGCAGCCCGTTCACCAGGATCCCCGGGTGCGCCTCCCGAGCCGGGACGAAGTCGTCAGATGTTGCCATGCGGTGACCTTATCTTCGGGTATACGGATTGTCAGGGGCCCCGCTGACGCTTCTCCTACGGCGAGCCGGGTCTCGGCACCGGTCAAGGCGAACCCGTGCCGTCGAACGGGGGCGGGGGCGGGGGCAGGTAGGCGGCAGGGGCTTCCACGGGCCGACGGGTGCCCCGACGGATCAGGACGGCCACACCGAGCACGATCAGCACGAGCACCCCACCGCCGGCCCCGTAGAGCCACACCGGAGTGCCGCTGCCACCACTGGCCGCCTGGAACACGGGCACCGGCGACGACGTGTCCGGCGCGCCCTGGGACTCGACCCGGCTGAGCAGCGGGTTGTCCTTCGGCCCATCGTCCACAGCCGGGTTGGGGGCAAGGGACTTGGAGGGCGAGGCGATGCCGTAGCCGTAGTGGTCGTTGGGCACCTTGCTGTGATCGGGGGGCGCTGCGGCACTGGTGATCATGCGTCGGATCACCTGACCGGCAGAGAGGGCGGGGTACTTGGAGCGGACGAGGGCGGCGATGGCGGAGACGTAGGCGGTGGCGTCGGAGGTGCCGGTCGCGTAGCGGTAGTCGCTGGTAATGCCGGCGCTGTAGATGCCCACTCCAGGCGCGACCAGGGTGACCTCGGGGCCGTAGTTCGAGTGATCCCAGACGTTGCCCAGACGGTCGATGGCGCCGACGGCAACGACACCGGGGAAGGCGGCGGGGTAGGAGACTACGGAGCCCAAGTTGCCAGTTCCAGCTACAAGGACGACATCGTGCGCGACTGCGTAGGCCACGGCAGCCCGATCATCGGGGCTAGTGCGCATCGCACCTGCGAAGGACATGTTGACGACCTTCGCACCGTGATCGACCGCATAACGAAGAGCCTCAGGAAATTTGAAGTCGGGGCCCGCTTGAACATCTCCCACGTCTTCGAGATACACGCGCACCGGGAGAATCTTGGCCTTCGGCGCCAACCCCATGACTCCGGCCTGGTCCCCGTGACCATGACCCGCGATGATGCTGGCCATTCCTGTACCGTGCCCGTCGTCGTCCACCCGACCGTCGGTCTGGTTGCCAGAGAAGTCAGCACCTGGCAGGACCTGACCAGTCAGGTCCTGCTGATCCGGATACACCCCTGTGTCGATCACGGCGACCGTCACGCCGTCACCCTGGCTGATCGGCCACACATCGGTCGCGGCCTTGTATGCCTGCAACGCCCATTGCTGATCACGGATGTTGTCCGCGAGGGCCGGTCCAGCTGCCAGCCCCCACACCAGCGCCCCCGCAGCAAGTACGGCCATCCCCCGCACCGGCCGACGACTCGCCACTGTCAGTCACCCCATTCCTCGGAACTGTCACTTGGGACGATGGCTCATTCCACCACGCTCGGATTGACGGCCTCATCCGCCATCCAGGTCTCCTCGTCCTCCACGAGATAGTCAGGCCGCTTGCCCTCCCGACGCTTCTTGCGGCGAGCCTGCTGCGTCTCGCCCAGCAGGAACCCAGGCCCGCGCTCCTCCATCTCCTCCATCTCCGCACCGGCCTCTGAAGACATCCGCCCCTGCGCACCCAACCCAGTACCGCCCTCGGTAAAGGCATCGCGGGGGCCACCCACGGCACGACCACCGACCATCTCGCCCCCGCCGATCTCACCGCCGTTACCCTCCCGGGTCGCCCCACCACGCAGGTAGCCACTCGGACGGCCGGTGTCAGCCTGTTCCACGCTGCCACCAGCGAACGCCCGCGAATCCGTCGCGAAGGACCGCCCAGCACTGCCACCGAATCCCATAGAGAGCGGGCCACCGCTGGCGGTACCGCCAGCGACGGCGTTGCCGGGAGCCCCAACCGCACCAAAATGTGGTGTCTTACTTCCAGTGGCGCCAGCGCCGGCTAGTCCGGTGCCACTGCTCACGATCTGCGGCCGGACGAGAGAAGTTGGCGACTCAGCGACTGGGTGCACCTCCTGGCTACTTCCCGGCGTGTCCGCACCGATGGCAGTCGACTTCGAAGGTTTAGGCGCCGGATTTGCGATGCCTCCCTTGATTTCGAAGTCGCTGGAGGCAGCCGCCTCAGCTGACCGCGCACGCGACGAACTAGTCTGACTATCCGTCATAATACTGACCGCCCGGGTGTTCTCTGGTGCGGTGACATGGCCACCGACAGCACCAAGTCCAGCGCCCATAACAAATGCGGTCAGGGCCGCTGACGCACTCTGGTCCGGCGGCGGCACATTCGACTCGTCGATGTTATTGATCGCCGGCGGCTTCAACACCGGCGTCGCCGTCCGGTACTTGTTCGCCAGCGTCTGCATCACCGCAACCGCTTCGGCCTTCTTCTGGTCCTTGATCGGCGTCTGCGTGCTGTCGTCCTGGATCCCCACCGCGTTCTGCGCGGTGTCGGAGATCGCGTTCCCCACCTGGGCCCAGAAGCCGGGCTCCTCGGGCATGTCGTGTTTGGCCTGGTCGATCGCCTCGGACATCATCTGCAGCGTATTGGCCGCGTCGTTCGCATAGGAGGCGGTGTTGTTGACGTTGTTGGCCAGCGTGGTCATCTTGTCGTAGAACGCATTGCTGCTGTTGCCCTGCCAGTTGTCGGTGGCGGTGTTCGAAGCGGCGTCCAGCGCGGCGCGGATCTGCTTCAAGGTCTCGGCCGCCCGACGCCAGGGGTCGCTGGCGGCCATCACGTCGCCGGAGTTCAGCGCGTGGACCATCTTCCGCAGGGCGGAGTGGCTGTACGTATTGAAGTCGGTGATGTCCGAGCTCATGAGCCCAGGCCTCCAGTCCCGTGAGCGGTCGCCATCCTCACCATGTGGGCAACCCCGACGAGCCGCTGCCCGCCCCGTCGGTCGGGACCGTCGCCGACTGGTCCACCGGCTGATCGGACTGGCCCGCCGTCCCGTCCTTGGCAACTCCGTCCTTCGCCCCTGCGCCCCCCGCAACTCCGCCCCCCGCACCTCCACCCCCCGCCGCACCCGGGCCGGCCGATCCCGCCGCCTTGCGCCCTGCCACAGCCCCTGCGGCAACTCCGGCCACCGCAGCGCCGTAGCCGGCAACCGACGAAGCGGAGAGGGGGGCGCCGACCGACCAGCCGTCCGAGGAGACCTGGAGGCTGCGGGCGGTCTCGTGCTCCTGGTTCTCGTAGTTGCTGGCGGTCAGGTCGGCCTTGCGCTGGGCGTCGTCGATCGCTTCCTGGAGCATGGTGAGCACGTCACGCAGGCCGTCGCGCATCAGGCCGTACTGGTCGTACAGGGCCGTCGCCTCGGCGAACTCGCCGAACGAGGTGCTGCCCACGCCGGTTCTGGCGTGGGTGGTCGAGCCGTCGGCGCTCTGCTGGAACTCCGCCAGCAGGCCGCGCACCTGGCCCGCGAACGCCCGCAGGCTGTCCACCTCGACCTGGTAGCCCGACCCCGCGCCGCCCGCCGTCCCGGGCCCGCTGCTGCCGCCGTCGGTCACGGTTCGCGCCTCCCCGTCGTGTTCCCGTCAGCCCTGACCCGGCCCAGCCTCCCAAGTATTGGACCCGACGCCAACCCCGCCGTCCAACAGCGGCCCGTGCATCCACCGTCCCCCGACGTACCGTCAGGAGGCCGCCAGGGTGCGGCGGCAGAGCGAATCCGCGTGGCGAGTGGTCTCGGGCAGGCGGTAGCGCGGTGTCAGGGCGAGGACGCAGGAGACCGCTTCGGTCAGCCCGATCCGGTGACCCACCGACACGAAGACCGGCTTCACCCCCGCGCGGGTACGCACCGCGCGCCCGACCTCCTCACCGGTCTCCCGGTCGAGCAGCGGGGACCAGGCGCCGCGCTCGGGCGCCGGGTCCTGGTAGGTGAAGCTGAACGGGGTCTTGGCGGCACCCAGGGTCGGCAGGCCGGTCAGCACGCCGAGGTGGCTGGCCAGGCCGAGGCGGCGCGGGTGGGCCAGACCGTAGCCGTCGCAGACCACCAGGTCGGGGCGGTGTCGCAGTCCGGCCAGGGCGTCGACCACGGCGGGGAGTTCGCGGAAGGCCAGCAGGCCGGGCAGGTAGGGGAAGGCGACAGGGCCGACGGCGGTGGACTGCTCGACCACCTCCAGGGTGGCCAGGTCGAGCAGCACGGCCGCGGCGGCGACGGTGTTCCGCTCGTCGTCGTACGCCACGTCCACGCCCGCGACCAGCGCGCCCGGGGCGGGGGCGGGCCCGTGCGGCTCGACCAGCGGGCGCAGCCGTTGCTGCTCCGCGAGTGCCGCCGCCTCGGTGCGCGGCCAACTCGACGGCTCGACGGGCACGATCGTGCTCTGCGGCACGCTCACCAGCTCCCCCAGGGTCGGTACGGACTTCGCGCCCCACGCTACCGAGCCACCCCGCCCAGCCCGCGCCCCGCCGTCCTCAGTTCGTCGAGACCACCACGGTCTTCGCCGCCTTGTCGTGCAGGCACTGCCGGTACGGCTTGTCGAAGACGCCGAACAGGCCGTCGACCAGCCACCAGAGTCCGCAGCAGATCACGGCGGGCAGCACGAAGACGGCGGCGCGGGTCCAGGCGACCGAGCCGACGGGGCTACTGCCGTCGGCCAGCATCGCGACCCGGACGTTCATCACCTTCTTGCCGAGGGTCTGGCCGTCACGCGAGAGCATCAGGCCGTCGTAGACGAAGAAGAGGGCGTAGAAGACCCAGACACCGTCGGTCCAGCCGGTGCGGTTGGAGAAGCCGGTGAACGGCAGGACCACCACGAACGCGACCACCTGGACGATCAGGTAGTCGATCACCAGGGCCAGGATGCGCTGCGGCCAGCTGCCGAGCGGCGGCATCCCGGCGACCGGAGCGGGCCCGCCGGCCGGTGTGCCGTACGGGGGCGGCGCCCCGTACGGACCACCGCCGCCGTACGGACCACCGCCGCCGTAGGGGTCACCCCCGTACTGCCCGACCTGCGGGGCGTTGCCGTCGTACGGGGAGCCGTCGGCGGGCGGCGGACTGTCCTGGGGCGGCGGGTCCGACTTCGGCGGCTGCTTGTCGAAGGGGGGCTTGCCGCCCCCTTCCGGCTCCGGGCTCGAAGGGTCGTAGCTGCTCATACGGAGAGTAGAACACCGGAAATCGTACTTTCTATGGATATTTGACCCGTTTTGCTGGCCTTCTGACGCACCATCGGCCCACCTGGAGTGCGCCTCAGGCCTTGACCACCCGGGTGCGCGCCGCTCGGTCCGCCCAGCCGCGCCGCCGCTGACGGTCGGCCAGCGGAGCCAGCGGGCCCAGCACCGTCAGCACGGTCAGCTGCCCGACCAGCCAGCGGACCAGCGCCCGGCCGAAGCCGGGCGGCCGCCCCCCGCGCCCCGTCTCGGCGCCGGTCACCACCCGCACCCCCGCCAGCCGCTTGCCCAGCGTGCGGCCGGTCCGGGCGGTGGGCAGCACCTCGTAGACCAGGCCGACCAGCAGCAGCACGCCGAGCAGCAGCGCCGCCCGCCCGAGCACGGTGCCGTCGATCAGCCAGACCTGCACCTCGCGGCCGGTCAGATGGCTGGCCGTCCGGGCCTGGTCGAGCTTCTGCTGCAGGTATGCCGTGGTGTCCACGACCAGCGGGACGCCGACTGCCGCAGCCACCCCGCCGACCACCGCGAGATCCACCAGGCGGGCCGCCAGCCGCCGCCCGAGACCGGCGGTCACCAGGGCGGGGGCCGGTCTGGACGCACGCGGCACCCGGACCGGAGCGGATCCGGCCCGCGCGGATCCGACTGGCGCGGTCCGTGGCACCCCGCCCCCGGAAGTCGACGGGCCCGACTTGCGCATCCGCACCGCAGCGGGCACCCGATCCGGCTCGGGCTCAGGCACAGACTCGGCCTCAGCCACAGCCTCAGCGCCGCCCCCGGGCCCGGCAGCGGCCAGCTCGGCCACTGCCGCCTCCCCCACCACCCCCCACGACACCCAGCGCGGCGCGCCCCCCGTCTCCAGCAGCCCCCGCTGCTCCTGCGGGTTCGCCTGCCAGCCGGTCCCGGCGACCGCACCCGCCGGGCCAGCCGACTCCTGCGCCATCGCGGGTGCCATGGTGAAGACCGCTCCGGCCGAGGTCTGGTCCAGGAACACCGGCCCGGTCTCGGCCGACGGCTCCGGCTCCGCCGCCCGCACGGCCTGCGGCATCGCCGGCGGCGGGATGTACCGCGCGCCCGGCCGCACGGCGGGGCGGGAGGCGAACGCCGGCGCCGCCAGCACCTCGCCGTCGGGGGGAGCGGGACGGCTGGTCCCGGGCACCCAGGTGCCGCCGTTCCAGTAACGGACGTAGCCCGGCACCGAGGGGTCCGGGTAGTAACCGGGCGCGGGGACCACGGCGGTGTCCACGCTGACGCCCAACGGCTGGTCCGACATGCAGATCTACTCTCCTGTGGGCCGCCGGCGGGGCGCACGCCACGTCGCCGGACAGTCACCAAGGGTAGTACTTCCGCGTCGGCTCCGGCGGAAGTTGCCGATTCCCGGGACAGCCGGAGCCCGGACCCGCTTTGCTGACCTGTGTGCTCTGCCCGCGCGACCCCTGCACGACCCCCGCGCGCGCTCCGGCCTTCGCGCCCTGTCCGGCTGCCGCGCTCCGCGCCGCCGGGCGCGCCCGCGAAAGTGTGCGAGAAACCCGTGTAAGAACCGCGCGACTACCCGCTCTCTCCAGTTGTCCGGGCCCGCCAGGGGCCGGCACGACCGAGAGGATCAGCGGCATGGACAGCAGCCCGAGCGTGGTGGAGCACGAACTGGAGCTCAACCTGGTGCTCTCCCCCGAGCGCAGCGTCCCCGTCCCGGCCCGCCTGTCGTACGGCAACCACGACCCGTACGCGGTGCACATCACCTTCCACCTGGACACCGGCACCCCGGTGACCTGGGTGTTCGCCCGCGAGCTGCTGGTGGAGGGGACCTTCCGCCCGTGCGGCCAGGGCGACGTGCGGATCTGGCCCACCCGGGCCGGGAGGCAGAGCGTGCTCTGCCTCGCGCTCACCTCGCCGGGCGGTGACGCGCTGCTGGAGGCGCCGCTGCCCGTGGTGGCCGCCTGGCTGGAGCGGGCGCACCGGCTGGTGCCGCCGGGCAGCGAGCTGAGCGTGCTCGACCTGGACAGCTCGCTCGCCGAGCTGCTGGCCTGAGCGCGTGCACTGGCCTGAGCGCGTGCGCCGGCCCGAACGTGTGCGGGGCGCGGGACGGGCCGCCGGCTGTGATCAGCGCACCGCGGGGGTGCGCTGACCGGCGACCTCGGAGCCGCCCCCGGCCGCGGGGCGCTGACCGGGCACCCGCAGCGGCATCAGCGGCTGGCCGGCCGCCCGCCGCCGCGAGCGCACCCGCACCGCGGCGACCAGCAGGAAGCAGAGCCCGATCCACGGGTACATCCCGGCCGGCAGCTGCTTGAGCAGGTTCATCTGCAGGTTGGTGATGCCCTTGTGCGGCACCAGCCACATCGAGAAGGAGCAGAACCCCACCACCGTCATCCAGAAGATCACCCGCCAGCGCCGGCGCCGCACCGCCGCGGGGCGCGACCGCTCGTGGTGCGCCTCGGCGGCCAGCAGCACCAGGATCGGCAGGCACCAGATCCAGTGGTGGGTCCAGCTGATCGGTGAGATCAGCAGCGCGGTGACGGCGGTGCAGCAGACGCCCCAGGCCTCGGCCCGCGGCAGCCAGCGGTCGCTGCGGTAGGCCCAGACGGCGATGGCCAGCCCCAGGACGGCGACCACCGCGGCAGCCGCGGTGGCGGGCAGGCCCGGGTTCTCCAGCCGCAGGAAGCGGGCGGCGACCCCGCGCAGCGACTGGTTGTCGACGATGAAGACCTTGCCGACCCGGGAGGAGTCGTACAGGTACTTGGTCCAGAAGCCCCAGGTGGCGCTCGGCAGCGCGACGGCGCCGATCAGGAAGGTGGCCAGGAAGGTGAAGCCGGCCACGAACGCGGCCCGCACCCGCCCGGTGAGCAGCAGGTAGACCGCGAAGAGCCCGGGGGTGAGCTTCATCCCGGCGGCGATGCCGATCCCGACGCCCTTCCACTTGCGGTGGTCGGGCGTGGTCAGGTCCCAGAGCACCAGGCAGATCAGCAGCAGGTTGATCTGGCCGTACCGCAGCGTGGTGAAGACCGGCTCCAGCCACACCCCGAGCCCGGCGACCAGGACCACCCCCACCGGCCGCAGCTTCCGCTCGGGCCACCCCACCAGCCGGAACGCCAGCAGCGCGGTGAGCCCCAGCAGGCCGAGGTTGCCCAGCGTGACCGCCACCCGCAGGAAGGGCACCGGCAGGTAGGCGGTCGGGGTGAAGAACATCGCGGCGAACGGCGGATAGGTGGCCGGCAGGTTCCACTGCGTGACCCGGATCCCGTACAGGTCCTGCCCGTGCGCGACGGCGGCACCCTCGGCGCGGTAGACGATCATGTCGACCATCGAGGTGCCGATGAAGTGCCGGACCACCGCATAGGCCAGCAGTGAGACGAAGGCCGTGATCACGGCCTTCCGCATCCGCTCCCGAGGGGCCTCGCGCACCGCGCGTATCGGCTCCTCCACCCAGCGGCGCCAGGCCGGAGTGCTGGGGGGGACAGCCTCGGGCCCGGCTTTCGCCGTCCGTTGGTCCTGCTGCACCGCTGTCACTGCCCGCTCCATCCCGCCGGTCGGTCGACCAGCCTTCGACAATAACGGACGGACCCGGGCGGACGTAGGTCGAGCGAGGGCCGGCGACCGCCGGGGGGCCGGACGACCGCGAAGCGGATCCGTGCTCCCGGCGGCCGGGCCCACGGATCCGCTCACGTTCGACGCCGGCTCAACCCGTGTAGGCCCCCAGCGCCTTCGCGAAGTCCAGCGGCTGCTGCGCCACGCTGCTGCAGGTCGGGTCCGCGGACGGCTTCGGGCCGCCCGCGCACGGCTGGTCGCGGGCGGCGGACCACATCGCCAGCCAGGCCAGGTGCTTGCCGCTCGCGAAGGCGGCCAGCTGCTGGGCGTCGGCGACCGTGAACACCTCGGAGGAGACGTCGTTGACACCGATCATCGGGGTGACCGCGACCTTGGCCCAGGCCTGGCTGTCGGACAGCTTGAGGACGCTCTTGACCTGCGCCTGGGTGGCGGTGGCCGCGTCGATGGCGTACTTGCCCAGCTGGCCGTTCGGGTCGGGGGCCACGCCGTCGCCGAAGTCCATCGCCATGATGTTGACCGCACCGATCCGCACGCCGTTGTTCTGGGCGTCGGTGACCAGGTCGATGCCGTCCTGGGTCAGGCCGGTGGGCAGCGCGGGCAGCGTGAAGGAGACGTCCAGGTTGCGGCCCTTGGCGGCGGCGGTCTGCTGGAGCTGGGCGATCGCCTGGTCGCGGCGGGTGTTGGCGGCGGTGTCGGTGAGCGCGCCGCCCTCGACGTCGAAGTCGATCCTGGTCAGCCCGTAGGCGTCGATGGCCTGCTGGTAGGCGGCGGCCAGGTCGCTCACCGAGGAGCAGGCGGTGGCCAGCTCGCTGCCGTTGGCGCCGCCGAAG contains:
- a CDS encoding S8 family serine peptidase; translation: MAVLAAGALVWGLAAGPALADNIRDQQWALQAYKAATDVWPISQGDGVTVAVIDTGVYPDQQDLTGQVLPGADFSGNQTDGRVDDDGHGTGMASIIAGHGHGDQAGVMGLAPKAKILPVRVYLEDVGDVQAGPDFKFPEALRYAVDHGAKVVNMSFAGAMRTSPDDRAAVAYAVAHDVVLVAGTGNLGSVVSYPAAFPGVVAVGAIDRLGNVWDHSNYGPEVTLVAPGVGIYSAGITSDYRYATGTSDATAYVSAIAALVRSKYPALSAGQVIRRMITSAAAPPDHSKVPNDHYGYGIASPSKSLAPNPAVDDGPKDNPLLSRVESQGAPDTSSPVPVFQAASGGSGTPVWLYGAGGGVLVLIVLGVAVLIRRGTRRPVEAPAAYLPPPPPPFDGTGSP
- a CDS encoding WXG100 family type VII secretion target; translation: MSSDITDFNTYSHSALRKMVHALNSGDVMAASDPWRRAAETLKQIRAALDAASNTATDNWQGNSSNAFYDKMTTLANNVNNTASYANDAANTLQMMSEAIDQAKHDMPEEPGFWAQVGNAISDTAQNAVGIQDDSTQTPIKDQKKAEAVAVMQTLANKYRTATPVLKPPAINNIDESNVPPPDQSASAALTAFVMGAGLGAVGGHVTAPENTRAVSIMTDSQTSSSRARSAEAAASSDFEIKGGIANPAPKPSKSTAIGADTPGSSQEVHPVAESPTSLVRPQIVSSGTGLAGAGATGSKTPHFGAVGAPGNAVAGGTASGGPLSMGFGGSAGRSFATDSRAFAGGSVEQADTGRPSGYLRGGATREGNGGEIGGGEMVGGRAVGGPRDAFTEGGTGLGAQGRMSSEAGAEMEEMEERGPGFLLGETQQARRKKRREGKRPDYLVEDEETWMADEAVNPSVVE
- a CDS encoding endonuclease V — encoded protein: MPQSTIVPVEPSSWPRTEAAALAEQQRLRPLVEPHGPAPAPGALVAGVDVAYDDERNTVAAAAVLLDLATLEVVEQSTAVGPVAFPYLPGLLAFRELPAVVDALAGLRHRPDLVVCDGYGLAHPRRLGLASHLGVLTGLPTLGAAKTPFSFTYQDPAPERGAWSPLLDRETGEEVGRAVRTRAGVKPVFVSVGHRIGLTEAVSCVLALTPRYRLPETTRHADSLCRRTLAAS
- a CDS encoding RDD family protein, with the protein product MSSYDPSSPEPEGGGKPPFDKQPPKSDPPPQDSPPPADGSPYDGNAPQVGQYGGDPYGGGGPYGGGGPYGAPPPYGTPAGGPAPVAGMPPLGSWPQRILALVIDYLIVQVVAFVVVLPFTGFSNRTGWTDGVWVFYALFFVYDGLMLSRDGQTLGKKVMNVRVAMLADGSSPVGSVAWTRAAVFVLPAVICCGLWWLVDGLFGVFDKPYRQCLHDKAAKTVVVSTN
- a CDS encoding RDD family protein, with the translated sequence MSDQPLGVSVDTAVVPAPGYYPDPSVPGYVRYWNGGTWVPGTSRPAPPDGEVLAAPAFASRPAVRPGARYIPPPAMPQAVRAAEPEPSAETGPVFLDQTSAGAVFTMAPAMAQESAGPAGAVAGTGWQANPQEQRGLLETGGAPRWVSWGVVGEAAVAELAAAGPGGGAEAVAEAESVPEPEPDRVPAAVRMRKSGPSTSGGGVPRTAPVGSARAGSAPVRVPRASRPAPALVTAGLGRRLAARLVDLAVVGGVAAAVGVPLVVDTTAYLQQKLDQARTASHLTGREVQVWLIDGTVLGRAALLLGVLLLVGLVYEVLPTARTGRTLGKRLAGVRVVTGAETGRGGRPPGFGRALVRWLVGQLTVLTVLGPLAPLADRQRRRGWADRAARTRVVKA
- a CDS encoding SsgA family sporulation/cell division regulator; amino-acid sequence: MDSSPSVVEHELELNLVLSPERSVPVPARLSYGNHDPYAVHITFHLDTGTPVTWVFARELLVEGTFRPCGQGDVRIWPTRAGRQSVLCLALTSPGGDALLEAPLPVVAAWLERAHRLVPPGSELSVLDLDSSLAELLA
- a CDS encoding glycosyltransferase 87 family protein — its product is MREAPRERMRKAVITAFVSLLAYAVVRHFIGTSMVDMIVYRAEGAAVAHGQDLYGIRVTQWNLPATYPPFAAMFFTPTAYLPVPFLRVAVTLGNLGLLGLTALLAFRLVGWPERKLRPVGVVLVAGLGVWLEPVFTTLRYGQINLLLICLVLWDLTTPDHRKWKGVGIGIAAGMKLTPGLFAVYLLLTGRVRAAFVAGFTFLATFLIGAVALPSATWGFWTKYLYDSSRVGKVFIVDNQSLRGVAARFLRLENPGLPATAAAAVVAVLGLAIAVWAYRSDRWLPRAEAWGVCCTAVTALLISPISWTHHWIWCLPILVLLAAEAHHERSRPAAVRRRRWRVIFWMTVVGFCSFSMWLVPHKGITNLQMNLLKQLPAGMYPWIGLCFLLVAAVRVRSRRRAAGQPLMPLRVPGQRPAAGGGSEVAGQRTPAVR